Genomic segment of Streptomyces longhuiensis:
TGATCAACGCCTACACGCTGACCTTCGGCGGTCTGCTGCTGCTCGGCGGGCGTCTCGGTGACATCCTCGGCCGGCGCCGCGTCTTCATGGCCGGCGTCCTGATCTTCGTGCTCGCGTCCTTCCTCGGCGGCCTCTCGCAGGAGTCGTGGCAACTGCTCGCCGCTCGCTCGCTGCAGGGCGTCGGCGGCGCCATCGCGTCCCCCACCGCCCTCGCACTGATCACGACGACCTTCCGCGAAGGGCCCGAGCGGAACCGGGCGTTCGGCGTGTTCGCGGCCGTCTCCGCGGGCGGCAGCGCGATCGGCCTGATCGCGGGCGGCGTGCTCGTCGAGTGGCTCGACTGGCGCTGGGTCCTCTTCGTGAACGTGCCCATCGGCATCCTGATCGCGCTCGCCATCCCTCGCTTCATCAGGGAGTCGGAACGCCACCCGGGCCACTTCGACGTCCTCGGCGCGCTCACCTCGACCGTCGGCATGGTGCTGCTCGTCTACGGCTTCATCCGTGCCTCGAAGGACGGCTGGAGCGACAGCCTGACCCTTGGCGCGTTCGGCGCCGCCGTCGTCCTCCTCACCGCGTTCGTCGCCATCGAGAGCCGGTCGAAACAGCCCGTCATCCCGCTGTGGATGTTCCGCGACCGCAACCGCGCGGGCGTCTACGGGATGATGCTGTGCCTGGCCGCGGCGATGTTCGGCATGTTCTTCTTCCTGACCCTGTTCGTGCAGAACATTCTGGGCTTCAGCCCGCTGCGGGCCGGCCTCGCCTTCCTGCCGGTCAGCGCGATCATCGCGGTGGCCGCGGGCTTCGCCTCACAGTTCCTGCCCAAGTGGGGGCCCAAGCCCTTCATGGTGGTGGGCGCGGTCCTGGCTGCCCTGGGCCTCGGCTGGCTGACCATGACCGACGTCAACAGCACGTACGTGGGCGGCATCCTGGGCCCCACGCTGGTGTTCGGCTGCGGGATGGGCCTGCAGTTCGTGTCGCTGACGCTCATGGCGCTCTCCGGTGTGGCGCCGAAGGACTCGGGAGCGGCGTCCGGCGTGCTCAACGCACACCAGCAGGTCGGCGGCTCGCTCGGCCTGTCCATCCTGGTCACGGTCTTCGGTACGGCCAGCCGCAACGAGGCCGAGGTCCAGGTGCCGAAATTCCTGTCGCAGGCGACCCCGGCCCAGCAGTTCCAGTTCCGCACGACCGGGCAACTCCCGCCTCCCTGGGGCGACCAGGTGCTCGCGTCGGGCATCTCCAGTGCCTTCGTCGTGGCCGCCGTCTTCGCCGTCGTCGCGGCGTTGATCGCCCTCGTGGTCATCCAGGTCCGCGCCTCCGACCTGGAACGCCTCCAGGGCGGCAGCATGCCGCTCGTACCCGCCGAGGAGAGCGCGACCGCCGCGGGCGGTGCGGCTTCCAGCGCCTCGGCGCCGAACCCCGTCAGACGTGACGGTCCACCCGCGCACGGCTGAGCCCTACGCGGTACGCGGCGGGAGCCCGAGGCCGGACGGGTCCAGGAACCGGATCTGCCCGGCCGTGCCAAGTCCCTCCGGGGTACCCGGGAAGAGCCAGAGTCCGCCCTTGCCGCGCAGATGGCCGGGGGCGGTCGCCACCACGTCGGAGCGGCCGTCACCGTTGACGTCGAGCAGCGGGAACGTGGCGGAGAACCCGTCACCGCCCGACGGGTCGTGCTTGCCGGGCACACCGGGGGTGTCGAGGTCGAAGGCGGTGGCGTTCGCGCCGGTCGGGGGACCGTCGGGGCTGCCCGGCAGCAGCGTGAAGCGGCCGTTTCCCTGGTCCTCTCCCGGCGTGTCCACGAGCAGATCCGGATGCCCGTCACCGTTCACATCGCCGGTGCCGGCGCCCCTTCCGAAACCGTCCTTGCCCTGCGAGTCGCCGGGAACACCGGGTGTCTCCTGATCGAAGACGGCGTTGGGCCGCCCGCCTCCCACACCCGACTTGGACCCGTACGCCACGGTGAGCCGCCCCGAGGCGGGGCCCTCCGCGACACCCACCTCGCGGTAGCCGGGCGCGAGAATGTCCTCGATCCCGTCGCCGTCGACGTCACCGCTGCGCGGCACCATGACTCCGTCGTAGGTGTCGTTGCCGAGGTTCCCGGGCGGCCGGGTCGGAGTCAGTCCGCGGGGGCCGCCCCGGAAGTACGTCACGTACGGGCCGTTGTCCGTCGGCGGATCCGCATCCTCCTCGCCCGGGCTGGGGTCGGTGAACATGACATCGCCGTAGCCGTCGCCGTCGAAGTCCCCGCTGATCGCCTGGCTCGGGCTCGCCGTGTTCTCGAGTTCGGCGGTGCGGGCGGGCGCGCCGTCCTTGCCGAAGGGGCCGTAGGCCACCAGGCCCGGCCGGCGCGGCAGTTCGGTGTCGTTCCCGTTGGGGTGGTGCCCCGCGTAGACCAGATCGACGGCCCCGTCGCCGTCGACATCGGTGGCCGCGCTCGCCATGACGAGACCGGAGGTCTTGACGGGGACCGGGTCGCCGAGGCCTTTCTTGCCGCCGGGCAGGATCACGGCAGTGCCGGGGGCGTCCCGGCGCGCGGGATCCTTGGCGAGGTGGTCGGTCTGCGTCGCCACCAGGTCCGTGTAGCCGTCACCGTTGAGGTCGGCGCGGAGCAGCGGACCGTAGAAGAAGTCGCGGTAGGTCCTGCGACGCCCGGGGTCCAGGCCCTTCGCTGAGCCGGGCAGGACCAGCAGGTGATAGCCGGTCGGCTGGCTGAACTTGTTCCGCGTGGTCATGGACGTCACGAAGTCGTCGTAGCCGTCCCGGTCGAAGTCCCCGAGCCCGCGCTCGCCCGCACCCCGGCCCGTGGGCACCCTCGGAGCGGGGTCTGCGGTGCGGTCCTCGCGGGCATCGCCCTCGGAGCAGCCCGCGAGCAGCGTCACCGCGCATCCGCAGGCGATCAGCGCCTGAGACAGCCGACGGCGTTTACGGGGCACATGGGACAAGGCGTTCCTCCTGGGTCTCCTGCAGAGCTACGGATAGGACCGCTCGGGGACGGTCATGGTTGCGGTCCGGAAGATCGCGGTTCCGCAACGTCGCACCGGGGCCGCCGCGGTGCCATGCTGGGAACGAGACGTGGAGGGCCGTCATGGGGTTCTATGCCGAGCAGGTGCTGCCCCGGATCATCGATGTCGCCTGTGGCGTGAAGATGACAGCACCGCTGCGACGGCGGGTCTGCGGG
This window contains:
- a CDS encoding MFS transporter — encoded protein: MSGLQSTPSKPAEAPERGHGRGIALLVICSCQLMVVLDITIVNIALPHIQTALGFSTENLSWVINAYTLTFGGLLLLGGRLGDILGRRRVFMAGVLIFVLASFLGGLSQESWQLLAARSLQGVGGAIASPTALALITTTFREGPERNRAFGVFAAVSAGGSAIGLIAGGVLVEWLDWRWVLFVNVPIGILIALAIPRFIRESERHPGHFDVLGALTSTVGMVLLVYGFIRASKDGWSDSLTLGAFGAAVVLLTAFVAIESRSKQPVIPLWMFRDRNRAGVYGMMLCLAAAMFGMFFFLTLFVQNILGFSPLRAGLAFLPVSAIIAVAAGFASQFLPKWGPKPFMVVGAVLAALGLGWLTMTDVNSTYVGGILGPTLVFGCGMGLQFVSLTLMALSGVAPKDSGAASGVLNAHQQVGGSLGLSILVTVFGTASRNEAEVQVPKFLSQATPAQQFQFRTTGQLPPPWGDQVLASGISSAFVVAAVFAVVAALIALVVIQVRASDLERLQGGSMPLVPAEESATAAGGAASSASAPNPVRRDGPPAHG
- a CDS encoding VCBS repeat-containing protein; translation: MPRKRRRLSQALIACGCAVTLLAGCSEGDAREDRTADPAPRVPTGRGAGERGLGDFDRDGYDDFVTSMTTRNKFSQPTGYHLLVLPGSAKGLDPGRRRTYRDFFYGPLLRADLNGDGYTDLVATQTDHLAKDPARRDAPGTAVILPGGKKGLGDPVPVKTSGLVMASAATDVDGDGAVDLVYAGHHPNGNDTELPRRPGLVAYGPFGKDGAPARTAELENTASPSQAISGDFDGDGYGDVMFTDPSPGEEDADPPTDNGPYVTYFRGGPRGLTPTRPPGNLGNDTYDGVMVPRSGDVDGDGIEDILAPGYREVGVAEGPASGRLTVAYGSKSGVGGGRPNAVFDQETPGVPGDSQGKDGFGRGAGTGDVNGDGHPDLLVDTPGEDQGNGRFTLLPGSPDGPPTGANATAFDLDTPGVPGKHDPSGGDGFSATFPLLDVNGDGRSDVVATAPGHLRGKGGLWLFPGTPEGLGTAGQIRFLDPSGLGLPPRTA